One genomic region from Pseudoduganella lutea encodes:
- a CDS encoding DUF971 domain-containing protein, with protein MNIEHIENRARSGVLAVRWSDGSEHAFTHADLRAACPCSGCRALRLAGVAIEAPDTLRLTVIEPAGTNALNLGFSDGHARGIYPFAMLANLAAALC; from the coding sequence ATGAACATCGAGCATATCGAGAACCGTGCGCGCTCCGGCGTGCTTGCCGTGCGCTGGAGCGACGGCAGCGAACATGCATTCACCCACGCCGACCTGCGTGCCGCCTGCCCGTGCTCCGGGTGCCGCGCGCTGCGCCTTGCCGGCGTTGCCATCGAAGCGCCGGATACCCTCCGCCTGACCGTCATCGAACCGGCAGGCACCAATGCGCTGAACCTGGGTTTCAGCGATGGGCATGCGCGGGGTATCTATCCGTTCGCGATGCTGGCCAACCTGGCCGCCGCTCTCTGTTGA
- a CDS encoding HEAT repeat domain-containing protein — MTDYDDPELAQITARLREPDATVRRIAVLALADLDGDEHLPLLVAALEDPSADVRAEAARALEAFETPESVAGVARLLEDADDDVRDAAAQSLAQLKLASSAIALLPSLASGDSFIRAAALRAVRELRAPETAAPALAALDDAEPLVRREAVSVLGWLKHADALPALTKLATADPHSDVRRAAVGALGAATDDTVLPALLSALRDAAWQVREEAAATLGKLRLQGAGPALIAALDDPYWQVRLRAARSLGRLRSHDALPALIAALAHTISNLRKEAALALGEIASPLALPALREAANDPDPEVRKSARLALQQTEAAA; from the coding sequence GTGACCGATTACGACGACCCCGAACTGGCGCAGATCACCGCACGGCTGCGCGAGCCGGATGCCACCGTGCGCCGCATCGCCGTGCTGGCGCTGGCGGACCTCGATGGCGACGAGCATTTGCCGCTGCTGGTCGCCGCCCTGGAAGATCCGTCGGCCGACGTGCGCGCCGAAGCTGCCCGGGCGCTGGAAGCGTTCGAGACGCCGGAAAGCGTGGCCGGCGTGGCACGCCTGCTCGAAGATGCAGACGACGACGTGCGCGACGCCGCCGCGCAAAGCCTGGCGCAGCTGAAGCTGGCTTCCTCGGCCATTGCGCTGCTGCCTTCCCTGGCCAGCGGCGACAGTTTTATCCGCGCCGCCGCACTGCGCGCCGTGCGCGAATTGCGCGCCCCGGAAACGGCCGCACCGGCGCTGGCCGCGCTGGACGATGCCGAGCCGCTGGTGCGACGCGAAGCCGTGTCCGTGCTGGGCTGGCTGAAACATGCCGACGCCTTGCCGGCGCTGACGAAGCTTGCCACCGCTGATCCCCATTCCGACGTGCGCCGCGCCGCCGTGGGCGCGCTGGGCGCGGCCACCGACGATACCGTGCTGCCTGCACTGCTGTCCGCGCTGCGCGACGCCGCGTGGCAGGTCAGGGAAGAAGCCGCGGCCACGCTGGGCAAGCTGCGCCTGCAAGGCGCCGGTCCCGCCCTGATCGCCGCACTGGACGACCCCTACTGGCAAGTGCGCCTGCGCGCCGCCCGCAGCCTGGGCCGGCTGCGCAGCCATGACGCGCTGCCGGCGCTGATCGCCGCGCTGGCGCACACGATCAGCAACCTGCGCAAGGAAGCCGCGCTGGCGCTCGGTGAAATCGCGTCGCCGCTGGCCTTGCCCGCATTGCGCGAAGCGGCCAACGACCCGGACCCGGAAGTGCGCAAGTCCGCCCGGCTGGCGTTGCAGCAAACGGAGGCGGCGGCATGA
- a CDS encoding ABC transporter ATP-binding protein has protein sequence MNRESIAERSAIEERALRSDVSPGAHGNIDIEHLTIRLGQGKQAFDAVQDVSLNIRPGEFVCVLGPSGCGKSTLLGGLAGHWQPSGGTIRVDGDTVSGPHPDRGLVFQHHTLFPWKKVLDNVAFGLKMKGVGRAERRQRARDMLKLVGLDGFEDRYPVQLSGGMQQRVEIARVLINGPRVMLMDEPFGALDAQTRLKMQELLLDVWSRVKTTIVFITHDIDEALFLADRILVMSPRPGRIIDEIRLDFPRPRNADLVTSPQFTAYKRHCLALLHPHANIVPLDRLSPLGPAGSNGAAPHHA, from the coding sequence ATGAATCGCGAATCAATCGCTGAACGCTCCGCAATCGAAGAACGCGCATTGCGCAGTGACGTCTCCCCCGGGGCTCACGGTAACATCGACATCGAACACCTGACGATCCGCCTGGGGCAGGGGAAACAGGCCTTCGATGCCGTGCAGGATGTATCGCTGAACATCCGCCCGGGCGAATTCGTCTGTGTGCTGGGGCCTTCCGGCTGCGGCAAGTCCACCCTGCTGGGCGGGCTGGCCGGCCACTGGCAGCCCAGCGGCGGCACGATCCGCGTCGATGGCGACACCGTCTCCGGCCCGCACCCGGACCGCGGCCTGGTGTTCCAGCACCACACGCTATTCCCGTGGAAGAAGGTGCTGGACAACGTGGCATTTGGCCTGAAGATGAAGGGCGTGGGGCGCGCGGAACGGCGCCAGCGGGCGCGCGACATGCTGAAACTGGTGGGCCTGGATGGCTTCGAGGACCGCTACCCGGTGCAGCTTTCGGGCGGCATGCAGCAGCGCGTGGAAATTGCCCGCGTGCTGATCAACGGCCCACGCGTGATGCTGATGGACGAGCCGTTCGGCGCCCTCGACGCGCAAACGCGCCTCAAGATGCAGGAACTGCTGCTCGACGTGTGGAGCCGTGTGAAGACGACGATCGTCTTCATCACGCATGACATCGACGAAGCGCTGTTCCTGGCCGACCGCATCCTCGTGATGAGCCCGCGCCCGGGCCGCATCATCGACGAGATCCGGCTCGATTTCCCGCGGCCGCGCAACGCGGACCTTGTCACGTCGCCGCAGTTCACCGCTTATAAACGCCATTGCCTGGCGCTGCTGCACCCGCACGCGAACATCGTGCCGCTCGACCGCCTCAGCCCGTTGGGCCCCGCAGGTTCGAACGGCGCGGCACCCCATCATGCATAA